The Lacipirellula parvula genome window below encodes:
- a CDS encoding peptidylprolyl isomerase, with amino-acid sequence MLRRTLILIGGWLAAALLPLAARGQSSFEPPPVPSSMAAGPSSPSASAVRGVQDNVDPMKSPAMPAGAAGAPAATFVAPSQASVAATEPLGPPIVPTDAQPITGSEIVARVEDQVILASDVLWQVHRLIDSAEKSKNMKVPPEQRAQVERLYLEKMVTNLIDTKLLFADFRRTLPPENLAHVEKTLAEPFEANELPKLYEVYGVKDRVQLDAALAVHGSSLKDVQRQYVEKQVAGEWLRQRMPKLKVVTQEEMVAYYQDHLKEYEYPGSIKWEELMVRFDRCGGDRDQAWQQLAGMGNEVWAIVKITPGLRGPVFANVAKAKSQGFTAAEGGLQETSPGSLMCEELNSALETLELGRMSNPIESAQGFHIVRVLDRKPPGRTPFTEAQAKIRELLEAEQKEVLVAEELVKLRKNARVWTIFHGDLNGPRLTELLDNKPVRR; translated from the coding sequence GTGCTGCGACGAACTCTCATCTTGATCGGCGGTTGGTTAGCGGCAGCGCTATTGCCGCTTGCTGCGCGCGGACAGTCGTCGTTTGAACCGCCGCCGGTGCCTAGTTCGATGGCGGCGGGCCCGTCGTCGCCGAGCGCCTCGGCCGTTCGCGGCGTGCAAGACAACGTCGATCCGATGAAGAGCCCGGCAATGCCCGCCGGCGCCGCGGGCGCCCCAGCTGCAACCTTCGTCGCCCCGAGCCAAGCGTCAGTGGCGGCGACCGAACCGCTCGGTCCGCCGATCGTCCCGACCGACGCTCAACCGATCACCGGCAGCGAGATCGTCGCCCGCGTTGAAGACCAAGTGATTCTCGCCAGCGACGTGCTGTGGCAAGTCCACCGCCTGATCGACTCGGCCGAGAAGTCGAAGAACATGAAGGTGCCGCCCGAGCAGCGGGCCCAGGTCGAGCGGCTCTACCTCGAAAAGATGGTGACGAACCTGATCGACACCAAGCTGCTGTTCGCCGATTTCCGCCGGACGTTGCCGCCGGAAAATCTCGCCCACGTCGAAAAGACGCTGGCCGAGCCGTTTGAAGCGAACGAACTCCCGAAGCTTTACGAAGTCTACGGCGTGAAGGACCGCGTGCAACTGGACGCGGCGCTTGCCGTTCATGGTTCGTCGCTCAAAGACGTTCAGCGGCAGTACGTCGAGAAGCAAGTCGCCGGCGAATGGCTGCGGCAGCGGATGCCGAAGCTCAAAGTCGTCACTCAAGAGGAAATGGTCGCCTACTACCAGGATCATCTGAAAGAGTACGAATACCCCGGCAGCATCAAGTGGGAAGAGCTGATGGTTCGCTTCGACCGCTGCGGCGGCGATCGCGATCAGGCCTGGCAACAGCTCGCCGGCATGGGGAATGAAGTTTGGGCGATCGTGAAGATCACCCCCGGTTTGCGAGGCCCCGTCTTCGCCAACGTGGCGAAGGCAAAGTCGCAAGGATTCACGGCCGCCGAAGGGGGTCTGCAGGAAACTTCCCCCGGCTCGCTGATGTGCGAGGAGCTGAACTCGGCGCTCGAAACGCTTGAACTAGGCCGGATGAGCAACCCGATCGAAAGCGCGCAAGGCTTCCACATTGTGCGCGTGCTGGATCGCAAGCCGCCGGGGCGGACGCCGTTTACCGAGGCTCAGGCCAAGATTCGCGAACTCCTCGAAGCGGAGCAGAAGGAAGTCCTCGTTGCCGAGGAACTGGTTAAGCTCCGCAAGAACGCCCGCGTCTGGACGATCTTCCACGGCGATCTCAACGGGCCGCGGTTAACCGAACTGCTCGACAACAAGCCGGTGAGGCGTTGA
- the mfd gene encoding transcription-repair coupling factor has protein sequence METAAGELADAAAALRGLPAQLETHPDFSEVLTSLANGQAGTLGGVWGSSRALVAAALSRRCPRTLTVVLPHAADVDQLIDDLAVFTDAAAEAFPATEADAGNRIVQDENFGQRQRLIKRLAAANAPSIVVTSIQSLLQPLPSEEQLDAANHRIAVGQRLDLNAFTHWLAERGCQGTTAVELPGEFSLRGGILDVFPPDATDPLRIELFDEEVESIRTFDVATQRSLASLPTADVTVLTADVKLRTHYASYLPEGSWFMLVEPTDLDEEGKHYHRRLEHPEEYFATSVAMTEMLKFPSVTAAGVPAGSYETTAHLQFESVEQFSGDVARVRGELESASVGQHVYLVCDTDAEVERLGEVFRETRLAQEGRLHFARGRLSHGFRVISVNPEAPSPSRGGLGRGAEADAAINSERVANQTGLILVSAAELFHRTELSRPSQRPTGRAIDSFLQLREGDLVVHLAHGIGRYRGLKLLDKEAGAEEHLELEYAEGTRIFVPTSKIELVQKYVGGRKAKPMLAKIGGTAWLRHKKAAERAVEDLAVDMLQVQAAREARPGISFPADTPWQQEFDAAFPYQETPDQLTAIAAIKQDMQLAKPMDRLLCGDVGFGKTEMAIRAAFKAIDAGYQVAVLVPTTILAEQHRRTFTQRMAEFPFQIGAVSRFCTAKEEREILKKTADGTIDLLIGTHRLASADVQFQNLGLVIIDEEQRFGVAVKERLKALRASVDVLTMTATPIPRTLHMSLLGVRSISNLETAPKDRLAVETRIARFDDTLIRHAILRELNRGGQAYFVHNRIHDIQKVAHELQRIVPEATIGIGHGQMHETELEEVMLGFVRHEFDILLATTIVESGLDIPNANTIFIDDADRYGLADLHQLRGRVGRYKHRAYCYLLVDQKKHLSPEAARRLRAIEEFSQMGAGFALAMRDLELRGAGNLLGTQQSGHIAAVGYELYCALLEKAVRELKKLPPKDSVDVSIDLPVAAYFPERYLPDMRTKIDLYRRLARIGSEGDLDDLHAELADRFGEVPPPVEQLVELARLRIWAHQNLLEAIHLEGKYAVLTYTNRGPLSRLVERSGGMLRVADARSAYLVLGPDADEPERVLSRLKSLLRPEGVAP, from the coding sequence ATGGAAACTGCCGCGGGGGAACTCGCCGACGCCGCAGCGGCGTTGCGGGGGTTGCCCGCTCAACTTGAGACGCATCCCGACTTTTCCGAAGTCCTGACGAGCTTGGCCAACGGCCAGGCGGGGACGCTCGGCGGAGTCTGGGGGTCTTCTCGCGCGCTGGTCGCCGCGGCGCTCTCCCGCCGCTGTCCGCGGACGCTCACGGTCGTCCTGCCTCACGCGGCCGACGTTGATCAACTCATCGACGACCTCGCCGTCTTTACCGACGCTGCCGCGGAAGCCTTTCCCGCCACTGAAGCCGACGCCGGCAATCGGATCGTGCAGGACGAGAACTTCGGCCAGCGGCAACGGCTCATCAAACGGCTCGCTGCCGCCAACGCGCCGTCGATCGTGGTCACCTCGATTCAGTCGCTGCTGCAGCCGCTGCCGAGCGAGGAGCAACTCGACGCGGCCAACCACCGCATCGCCGTCGGGCAGCGGCTCGACCTCAATGCGTTCACCCATTGGCTCGCCGAGCGAGGCTGCCAGGGAACGACCGCCGTCGAACTGCCGGGCGAGTTCTCCCTCCGCGGCGGCATCCTCGACGTCTTTCCGCCCGACGCCACCGATCCGCTGCGGATCGAGCTGTTCGACGAAGAGGTCGAATCGATCCGCACGTTCGACGTTGCGACGCAGCGGAGTCTCGCCAGCCTGCCGACCGCCGACGTCACCGTGCTGACGGCCGACGTCAAACTCCGCACGCACTATGCCAGCTACCTGCCCGAAGGAAGCTGGTTCATGCTCGTCGAGCCGACCGACCTCGACGAAGAGGGCAAGCATTACCATCGCCGGCTTGAGCATCCCGAGGAGTACTTCGCCACGTCGGTGGCGATGACCGAGATGCTAAAGTTCCCGTCGGTGACTGCCGCGGGCGTGCCGGCCGGTTCCTACGAAACAACGGCCCACTTGCAGTTCGAATCGGTCGAGCAATTCAGCGGCGACGTCGCCCGCGTCCGCGGCGAACTCGAATCGGCCTCGGTCGGCCAGCACGTTTACCTCGTGTGCGATACCGACGCCGAGGTCGAACGCCTCGGCGAGGTTTTCCGCGAGACGCGGCTCGCGCAAGAGGGCCGGCTCCACTTCGCGCGGGGACGGCTGAGCCATGGCTTTCGTGTGATCAGCGTGAACCCTGAGGCTCCCTCCCCCTCGAGGGGAGGGTTGGGGAGGGGGGCAGAAGCGGATGCGGCCATCAACTCAGAGCGTGTTGCAAATCAAACAGGCCTGATCCTCGTCAGTGCCGCCGAGCTCTTCCATCGCACCGAACTCTCGCGTCCCTCGCAGCGGCCCACCGGCCGCGCGATCGACAGCTTCCTGCAACTCCGCGAGGGCGACCTCGTCGTCCATCTCGCCCACGGCATCGGCCGCTATCGCGGGCTGAAGCTGCTCGACAAAGAGGCGGGCGCTGAGGAGCATCTCGAACTCGAATACGCCGAAGGGACGCGGATCTTCGTCCCCACGAGCAAGATCGAGCTCGTGCAGAAGTACGTCGGCGGCCGCAAGGCGAAGCCGATGCTCGCCAAGATCGGCGGCACGGCGTGGCTGCGGCACAAGAAGGCGGCAGAGCGGGCGGTCGAAGACCTCGCCGTCGACATGCTGCAGGTGCAGGCGGCCCGCGAAGCACGGCCCGGCATTTCGTTTCCCGCCGATACGCCGTGGCAGCAAGAATTCGACGCCGCGTTTCCCTACCAGGAAACGCCCGACCAACTCACCGCGATCGCGGCGATCAAGCAAGACATGCAGCTCGCTAAGCCGATGGACCGCCTCCTGTGCGGCGACGTCGGCTTCGGCAAAACCGAGATGGCGATCCGCGCCGCCTTCAAAGCCATCGACGCTGGCTACCAGGTGGCCGTGCTCGTGCCGACGACGATCCTCGCCGAGCAGCATCGCCGCACGTTCACGCAGCGGATGGCCGAGTTCCCGTTCCAGATCGGCGCCGTCTCGCGGTTCTGCACCGCGAAAGAAGAACGCGAGATTCTCAAGAAGACAGCAGACGGCACGATCGATCTGCTGATCGGCACCCACCGCCTCGCGTCGGCCGACGTGCAGTTCCAGAATCTGGGGCTCGTGATCATCGACGAAGAGCAACGCTTCGGCGTCGCGGTGAAGGAACGATTGAAAGCCCTCCGCGCGAGCGTCGACGTGCTGACGATGACCGCCACGCCAATCCCGCGAACGCTCCACATGTCGCTCCTTGGTGTGCGAAGCATCTCGAACCTCGAGACGGCGCCGAAGGATCGCCTCGCCGTCGAAACGCGGATCGCCCGCTTCGACGATACGCTGATCCGCCACGCGATCTTGCGGGAGCTGAATCGCGGCGGGCAAGCCTACTTCGTTCACAACCGGATTCACGATATCCAGAAGGTCGCTCACGAGCTCCAGCGGATCGTCCCCGAAGCGACCATCGGCATCGGGCACGGCCAGATGCACGAAACCGAGCTTGAGGAGGTGATGCTCGGCTTCGTGCGGCACGAGTTCGACATCCTGCTCGCCACGACGATCGTCGAGAGCGGCCTCGACATTCCCAACGCGAACACGATCTTCATCGACGACGCCGACCGCTACGGTTTGGCCGACTTGCACCAGCTGCGGGGCAGGGTGGGGCGGTACAAGCATCGGGCCTACTGCTACCTGCTGGTCGACCAGAAGAAGCACCTCTCGCCGGAGGCGGCGCGGCGGCTGCGGGCGATTGAGGAGTTCAGCCAAATGGGCGCCGGCTTCGCGCTCGCCATGCGGGACCTTGAACTCCGCGGCGCCGGCAATTTGCTCGGCACCCAGCAGAGCGGCCACATCGCGGCCGTGGGCTATGAGCTTTACTGCGCGCTGCTGGAGAAGGCGGTCCGCGAACTGAAGAAGCTGCCGCCGAAGGATTCGGTCGATGTTTCGATCGATCTGCCAGTCGCCGCTTACTTCCCGGAGCGGTATCTTCCCGACATGCGGACGAAGATCGATCTCTACCGCCGCCTGGCGCGGATCGGTTCGGAAGGCGACCTCGACGACCTGCACGCCGAACTGGCCGACCGCTTCGGCGAAGTGCCGCCGCCGGTCGAGCAACTGGTGGAACTGGCCCGCCTGCGAATTTGGGCTCACCAGAACCTGCTTGAGGCGATCCACCTCGAAGGGAAGTACGCCGTCCTCACCTACACGAATCGCGGCCCGCTGAGCCGACTGGTGGAGCGGAGCGGCGGGATGTTGCGGGTCGCGGACGCCCGTTCGGCGTACCTCGTGCTGGGCCCCGACGCCGACGAGCCGGAGCGGGTGCTATCGCGGCTGAAATCTCTCTTGCGGCCAGAGGGGGTCGCTCCCTAG